Proteins from a genomic interval of Chitinophagales bacterium:
- the ppk2 gene encoding polyphosphate kinase 2 yields MELMFSSEDLLKAKKRQDLLDIADKKGINLKKHLRNLRYEEELELLQTELVNLQHWVVKKKMRVAVIFEGRDAAGKGGSIKRFIEHLNPRSAGVVALAKPTEVEQGQWYFRRYIKELPNAGEIVFFDRSWYNRAVVEPVMGFCNKKQYHDFMRQVSEFEHMLYEDGVKLIKFWFSISKEEQQRRFKSRLQNPLKVWKFSPVDMKGQELWNEYTHYKEVMFSKTHTPFSPWIIVKTNDKRTARLESMRYVLSQFDYTGKLKAKVSLLSDPNVIFRYYRDLNQNIK; encoded by the coding sequence ATGGAACTTATGTTTTCGTCAGAGGATTTATTGAAAGCTAAGAAACGGCAGGATTTATTGGATATTGCTGACAAAAAAGGCATCAATCTAAAAAAGCACCTGAGAAATCTGCGCTATGAAGAAGAGTTGGAGTTGCTGCAAACGGAATTGGTGAATCTTCAGCATTGGGTGGTCAAGAAAAAGATGAGGGTTGCCGTTATTTTTGAAGGAAGGGATGCGGCTGGAAAGGGAGGTTCTATCAAGAGGTTTATAGAGCATCTAAATCCTCGTTCGGCGGGGGTTGTAGCTCTTGCAAAACCTACGGAAGTAGAGCAAGGTCAGTGGTATTTTAGGAGATACATCAAAGAATTGCCGAATGCTGGTGAAATTGTGTTTTTTGATAGAAGCTGGTACAATAGAGCTGTGGTAGAGCCCGTGATGGGCTTCTGCAATAAAAAACAGTACCATGATTTTATGAGGCAAGTCTCAGAATTTGAACACATGTTGTATGAAGATGGCGTTAAATTAATTAAATTTTGGTTTTCTATTTCTAAAGAAGAACAGCAAAGGCGTTTTAAATCAAGACTTCAAAATCCTTTGAAGGTTTGGAAATTTAGCCCTGTAGATATGAAAGGGCAAGAGCTTTGGAATGAATATACGCACTACAAAGAAGTGATGTTTTCAAAAACACATACGCCTTTTAGCCCGTGGATCATCGTAAAAACGAATGATAAGAGAACTGCTCGATTGGAAAGTATGCGGTACGTGCTTTCGCAGTTCGATTATACGGGTAAACTTAAAGCTAAAGTGTCTTTGCTTTCTGACCCAAATGTGATTTTTAGATATTATAGAGATTTGAACCAAAATATAAAATAA
- the ppk2 gene encoding polyphosphate kinase 2 — protein sequence MLKQDLSEEDLQIINSKIGLKSLLSDKTVNLEKALRLAKYELKLRELQSELIQLQNWAIEGDKKVVILFEGRDAAGKGGAIRRITAHINPRYYRIFALPKPTSEEEGQWYFQRYVNRLPKPGEIVLFDRSWYNRAVVEPVNGFCTEEEYHVFMGQVNDFERMIIESGTYLIKFYFSITKAEQAKRFKDIKSNPLKKWKMTPVDERAQELWDEYTKYKKKMFEKTHTDFSPWIIIDADKKTEARVAVIEHILKTIPYPKG from the coding sequence ATGTTAAAACAAGATTTATCAGAGGAGGATTTACAGATTATTAACTCAAAAATAGGATTGAAATCTTTGTTGAGTGATAAGACTGTAAATCTTGAAAAGGCTCTTCGATTGGCGAAATATGAATTGAAACTCAGAGAATTGCAGTCTGAATTGATTCAACTACAAAATTGGGCTATTGAAGGTGATAAAAAAGTAGTGATTTTATTTGAAGGAAGAGATGCTGCTGGTAAGGGGGGAGCTATTAGGAGGATTACTGCACACATTAATCCGAGATATTATCGAATATTTGCTTTACCTAAACCTACGTCAGAGGAAGAGGGGCAATGGTATTTTCAACGGTATGTGAATCGTTTGCCGAAGCCTGGCGAGATTGTTTTATTTGATAGGAGTTGGTACAATAGAGCAGTTGTAGAACCCGTCAATGGTTTTTGTACTGAGGAAGAATACCATGTTTTTATGGGGCAGGTGAATGATTTTGAAAGGATGATTATTGAGTCCGGTACTTACTTGATTAAATTTTATTTTTCGATTACGAAAGCAGAGCAGGCCAAGCGATTCAAAGACATCAAAAGTAATCCACTCAAAAAATGGAAAATGACTCCTGTGGATGAACGTGCTCAGGAACTGTGGGATGAATACACGAAATACAAGAAAAAAATGTTTGAAAAAACGCATACGGACTTTTCTCCGTGGATTATCATTGATGCAGATAAAAAAACGGAGGCGAGAGTAGCGGTTATTGAACATATTCTGAAAACTATTCCTTATCCAAAAGGCTGA
- a CDS encoding metal-dependent hydrolase, protein MPSAFSHAVVAIAGSKIVRPNHSFWKLCLLAIFCAVIPDADVLGFKMGVPYESMFGHRGFTHSLFFSFLLGLFINLIFYRNLSLFSRKWWAYCLFFTAITFSHALLDAMTNGGRGCAFFAPFSAERYFFPFRPINVSPLGISRFFTQWGWRAFKSELIWVWIPSIVLVGIFQLQKMLKNRS, encoded by the coding sequence ATGCCTTCCGCCTTTTCTCATGCCGTAGTAGCCATAGCGGGTAGTAAAATAGTCCGCCCCAACCATTCCTTTTGGAAATTGTGCTTATTGGCCATCTTTTGTGCAGTCATTCCAGATGCAGACGTTTTGGGCTTCAAAATGGGCGTTCCTTATGAGAGTATGTTTGGGCATAGAGGTTTCACCCACTCTTTGTTCTTTTCCTTTCTGTTAGGCCTTTTTATCAATCTTATTTTTTACCGTAACCTATCCCTATTCTCCCGAAAATGGTGGGCATACTGTCTATTCTTTACAGCAATCACCTTCTCACATGCTTTGTTAGATGCCATGACCAATGGCGGACGAGGTTGTGCATTTTTTGCGCCATTCAGTGCCGAGCGTTATTTCTTTCCTTTTCGTCCCATCAATGTTTCGCCCTTAGGCATTAGTAGGTTTTTCACACAATGGGGATGGCGAGCCTTCAAATCAGAGCTTATTTGGGTATGGATTCCCTCGATTGTGTTAGTAGGAATTTTTCAATTGCAGAAAATGCTAAAAAACCGAAGTTGA
- a CDS encoding DUF1573 domain-containing protein yields MKKSYLLSIIVILAVLNLLMFSCQNDNTTQKNTNVVEETTANHHTDSVTIEEVITAIEDSTNATIADENEAAIVNEEAEKKTETKIVAEKKTEKKAVTMNMPATPPKPQKPAAPVAQFKFDEKEYNFGTVKVGTKVEHDYYFTNTGEVPLIIVDANSTCGCTIPEVPTEPIPPGGRSKVKVTFDSTGKIGMQDKHVTIIANTSPQNTVIHLKGLALTENMMPTKTATTASPSPYASPKLSEPDPTPAKEEIPTNDDGKTTSDQESSMMPTVDKPAASTANKKDQ; encoded by the coding sequence ATGAAAAAGTCATATTTATTGAGCATTATTGTCATCCTAGCTGTACTAAACCTACTCATGTTCAGCTGTCAAAATGATAACACCACCCAAAAAAACACAAACGTTGTTGAAGAAACAACAGCCAACCACCATACAGATTCAGTAACAATCGAGGAAGTCATTACTGCAATTGAAGACTCTACAAACGCCACTATTGCAGATGAAAATGAGGCTGCAATAGTTAACGAGGAAGCTGAAAAGAAAACAGAAACAAAAATTGTAGCCGAGAAAAAAACCGAAAAGAAAGCTGTTACAATGAATATGCCCGCCACCCCTCCAAAACCCCAAAAGCCTGCTGCTCCAGTAGCCCAATTCAAATTTGATGAAAAAGAATACAATTTTGGAACGGTAAAAGTAGGTACAAAAGTAGAACATGACTATTATTTCACCAATACTGGCGAAGTGCCTTTGATCATTGTAGATGCCAACTCTACCTGTGGATGCACCATTCCAGAAGTACCTACTGAACCAATCCCCCCAGGTGGACGAAGCAAGGTAAAAGTCACTTTTGATTCTACTGGAAAAATTGGTATGCAAGATAAACACGTCACCATCATAGCCAATACCTCTCCTCAAAATACAGTGATTCACCTCAAAGGATTGGCACTTACCGAAAACATGATGCCTACTAAAACAGCAACAACTGCCTCTCCTTCTCCGTATGCTTCACCAAAATTGTCAGAACCTGATCCCACACCTGCAAAGGAAGAAATACCCACTAACGATGATGGTAAAACTACTTCAGACCAAGAAAGTAGCATGATGCCTACTGTGGACAAACCTGCTGCAAGTACTGCTAATAAGAAAGACCAGTAG
- the nusB gene encoding transcription antitermination factor NusB: MLTRRSLRIKVLQAIYACQQNSSMSEQGIQNLFQKSIDNVYRLFLYQVLMLTEIARYVTEDKNKRSRKHLVTDEDKNLSTRLWDNKIIQGIVTDEEFQQRIKAEKLKYLIEPNVVKELYKIFVKTPQYQEYINQEEPKTKGDKQLLKFLFKDIMQASELYGDYLDDHFTNWVDDDEAVESAITSLILNFKAPSNNAPIVALRKVRDWDEKVQFGKELLQHTLKYKEELIALITPQLKNWELERVSQIDVILLQLALSELLYFPTIPVKVSINEYIDISKFYSTPKSKDFINGILDKMMNTLKEEGRIIKLGRGLVGF; the protein is encoded by the coding sequence ATGCTTACTCGAAGATCTTTAAGAATAAAAGTATTACAGGCGATTTATGCCTGTCAGCAAAATTCATCGATGTCTGAGCAAGGCATACAGAATCTGTTTCAGAAAAGTATTGACAATGTGTATCGCCTTTTTTTGTATCAAGTTCTAATGCTCACAGAAATAGCTCGATATGTGACTGAAGATAAGAACAAAAGGTCTAGAAAACACTTGGTAACAGATGAGGACAAAAACCTCTCTACTCGTCTTTGGGACAACAAGATTATCCAAGGAATAGTGACTGATGAAGAATTTCAACAAAGGATAAAAGCGGAAAAACTAAAATACTTGATTGAACCGAACGTGGTGAAAGAATTGTACAAGATTTTCGTAAAAACGCCTCAATACCAAGAATACATAAACCAAGAAGAACCAAAAACGAAAGGAGATAAACAACTGTTGAAATTCCTTTTTAAAGACATCATGCAGGCGAGTGAACTTTATGGCGATTATTTGGACGACCATTTCACCAATTGGGTCGACGATGATGAAGCCGTCGAAAGTGCTATCACTAGCTTGATTCTAAACTTCAAAGCCCCTTCCAATAATGCTCCAATAGTAGCCCTTAGAAAGGTGCGTGATTGGGATGAAAAAGTGCAATTTGGCAAAGAGTTATTGCAGCACACCCTCAAATACAAAGAAGAATTAATCGCACTGATTACCCCTCAACTTAAGAATTGGGAACTCGAAAGGGTTTCACAAATCGATGTTATTTTACTGCAATTAGCACTTTCTGAACTACTCTATTTTCCAACGATTCCTGTAAAAGTATCTATCAACGAGTATATAGATATATCGAAGTTTTACAGCACTCCCAAAAGCAAAGATTTTATCAATGGCATTTTGGATAAAATGATGAACACTTTGAAGGAAGAAGGTCGCATTATCAAACTCGGTAGGGGGTTAGTTGGATTTTAA
- a CDS encoding cytochrome c oxidase subunit 3, which translates to MKSHSNTSSEIDTYQDPSFTKIHPLQMMLYFAISSLSVLFLGLTVAYFFSSGTWTWSQFRFPKAFLFSTIAIVASSFSIQRALGFYQNDASEKLKKSLFMSLIFSVLFVVLQIVGWFDLYTRGIYISGKPDGSYLYLISALHALHVIVGLAILGHFYSQTIKKIQDPVTSLLFFTTPKEERHLKMIITYWHFVDILWVYLLLFFLFNHL; encoded by the coding sequence ATGAAATCACATAGTAATACATCCTCAGAAATAGATACATATCAAGATCCATCTTTCACAAAAATTCATCCTTTGCAGATGATGCTTTACTTTGCTATATCCAGCCTTTCTGTACTATTTTTGGGATTGACAGTTGCCTATTTTTTTTCTAGCGGTACTTGGACTTGGTCGCAATTTCGATTTCCAAAGGCATTCTTATTCAGTACTATTGCGATTGTAGCAAGTAGTTTTAGCATACAGCGAGCTTTGGGTTTCTATCAAAATGACGCATCCGAAAAACTCAAAAAAAGCCTTTTTATGAGTTTGATATTCAGCGTGTTATTTGTAGTATTGCAGATCGTTGGGTGGTTTGATTTATATACAAGAGGTATTTACATTTCAGGAAAACCAGATGGCTCTTACCTTTATCTAATTTCGGCACTTCACGCCCTGCATGTGATAGTGGGCTTGGCTATTTTAGGTCATTTTTATTCGCAAACTATTAAAAAGATACAAGACCCAGTTACTTCATTATTGTTCTTCACGACTCCTAAGGAAGAACGACATTTAAAGATGATTATAACCTATTGGCATTTCGTAGATATTTTGTGGGTTTATTTATTGCTTTTCTTTTTGTTCAATCACCTCTAA
- a CDS encoding saccharopine dehydrogenase NADP-binding domain-containing protein gives MIQYPDFMIYGANGYTGRLVARMAAERGMKPLLAGRNEQELMEMSKQLKLPYQICSLEDTRALNDLVLSVKVVLHCAGPFEDTALPMIKACIKNKTHYLDITGEIAVFEMLAQMNERFKEADIMVLPGVGFDVVPSDCLAAYLKNCLPTATHLTLAFTSVGSSISHGTATTMLRSIDKGGAIRERGVIKEVPSIYKKRSFEFWRGGKPQEAVTIPWGDVSTAYYSTGIPNIEVYTAVTPATLWFMKNASSMKWLLKRDFVKRFLQKAVDARPSGPTDRQRKKASSFLWGEATDSQGNKVSARLSGPEGYTITALTALASVRQVLNGKYKVGFQTPSSAYGYDFIMEIPGMVREDVLLNRKIDIQ, from the coding sequence ATGATTCAATATCCAGATTTCATGATTTATGGCGCCAATGGTTATACAGGCAGACTCGTTGCCCGCATGGCTGCCGAACGTGGAATGAAACCTCTTTTGGCAGGTCGAAACGAACAAGAACTGATGGAAATGAGCAAACAACTCAAACTTCCATATCAAATCTGTTCATTAGAAGATACGAGGGCTTTAAATGATTTGGTACTCAGCGTGAAAGTTGTTTTACACTGTGCAGGACCTTTTGAAGATACAGCCCTACCGATGATTAAAGCTTGTATCAAAAACAAGACACACTATCTCGATATAACGGGTGAAATTGCCGTTTTTGAAATGTTGGCTCAAATGAACGAACGCTTCAAAGAAGCAGATATCATGGTACTCCCTGGAGTTGGTTTTGATGTAGTTCCCTCAGATTGTTTGGCAGCCTACCTCAAAAACTGTCTTCCTACTGCAACGCACCTCACCTTGGCTTTCACCAGTGTAGGAAGCAGCATCTCGCACGGCACAGCTACGACTATGCTTCGTAGTATTGACAAAGGTGGAGCCATTCGGGAGAGGGGAGTTATAAAAGAAGTACCGAGTATCTACAAGAAGCGTAGTTTTGAATTTTGGCGAGGAGGCAAACCGCAGGAAGCAGTCACTATTCCGTGGGGTGATGTTTCTACGGCATATTACAGCACAGGCATTCCCAATATTGAAGTTTACACAGCTGTCACTCCAGCCACATTGTGGTTTATGAAAAATGCTAGTTCTATGAAATGGCTATTAAAACGTGACTTTGTGAAGCGATTTCTTCAAAAAGCGGTTGACGCTCGTCCAAGTGGTCCGACTGATCGGCAGCGAAAAAAAGCATCCAGTTTCTTATGGGGAGAAGCTACAGACAGTCAAGGTAATAAAGTGAGCGCACGATTATCAGGTCCCGAAGGTTATACCATCACCGCATTGACCGCATTGGCAAGTGTCAGACAAGTGTTGAATGGTAAATACAAAGTCGGGTTTCAAACACCTTCAAGTGCTTATGGCTATGATTTTATTATGGAAATACCAGGTATGGTACGTGAAGATGTATTGCTAAACCGTAAGATTGATATTCAGTAA